From the genome of Helicoverpa zea isolate HzStark_Cry1AcR chromosome 1, ilHelZeax1.1, whole genome shotgun sequence, one region includes:
- the LOC124630904 gene encoding dynein regulatory complex subunit 5-like, with translation MKIPYLVNMNTYVAYATPKSMKNSIAEASRKIVAEDFEWDTGITPAPLTYYAAIVLSKMFDKVNPLEKILQKDIDILMDLYPADIPLKFSVPYIKDEQYWKRSFYSKFPSRKEMGTIFWKGKFLSACLQDYLESVNPDVFREDDAVELATLVSPYIYFLGLNQLQMVRQPKPPLPSDAVEDTCPYSVPKVYDHIPMEPVLVKLYNLREISLVFGINDLQDNYLTRYFEFSLADCESLCRGLQDLRHLRIFRINRSNLDCSKVKLILQNLVKKESIEELDFNHCKIGDYGMKALGGFIFIHKNVKVVRIANNRFKEEGIQGIAYALQMKPAAPIELLDFSLNPMSLECATMFAAAFVRCKEKPQTLIVNSCGFSGASAEKMAGLLSLNRGLTRLDMAANDLSGDAEATLVRAVERNRKILRIDLRRTKISEASQAKIEELLHRNKNLVGQDIEPSDDIPPLYLNEPEYLIWEYNPNNPDYIPGRYPSRVPEV, from the exons ATGAAGATTCCTTACCTTGTGAATATGAATACGTACGTGGCGTACGCCACACCCAAGAGTATGAAAAACTCCATCGCGGAGGCGTCACGCAAAATCGTAGCCGAGGACTTCGAGTGGGACACCGGTATCACTCCTGCACCACTAACCTACTACGCAGCTATTGTTTTGTCCAAAATGTTCGATAAAGTCAACCCTCTAGAGAAAATCCTTCAAAAGGACATCGATATATTGATGGATCTGTACCCGGCGGACATTCCATTGAAGTTCAGCGTACCTTACATAAAG gatGAGCAATATTGGAAGAGGTCATTCTATTCAAAATTTCCATCGAGAAAAGAGATGGGGACAATATTTTGGAAAGGCAAATTCCTGTCCGCTTGCCTGCAAGACTATTTAGAGTCTGTTAATCCTGACGTCTTTAGAGAAGATGATGCTGTCGAACTTGCTACACTG GTTAGTCCATACATTTACTTCTTGGGACTTAATCAACTACAAATGGTGCGACAACCGAAGCCACCCTTACCTTCTGACGCGGTAGAAGACACGTGTCCTTACAGCGTCCCTAAGGTGTACGACCATATCCCGATGGAGCCGGTGCTGGTCAAATTATATAACCTTCGAGAAATATCCTTAGTGTTCGGGATAAACGACTTACAAGATAATTATCTGACAAGGTACTTTGAATTTTCGCTGGCCGATTGCGAGTCCCTCTGCCGTGGACTACAAGATTTGAGACACCTTCGAATATTCCGTATCAACCGCAGTAATTTAGACTGTTCGAAAGTAAAATTGATCCTTCAAAATCTTGTCAAGAAGGAAAGCAttgaagaactggattttaatCATTGTAAGATAGGTGATTACGGAATGAAGGCACTCGGTGGTTTTatattcattcataaaaatgtaaaagtagTGAGGATCGCTAACAACAGATTTAAGGAAGAAGGCATTCAAGGTATCGCTTATGCCTTGCAGATGAAGCCAGCTGCACCTATCGAGCTTTTAG ATTTCAGCTTGAACCCCATGTCTCTAGAATGTGCGACCATGTTCGCGGCAGCCTTTGTCAGATGCAAGGAAAAACCACAAACTTTAATCGTTAATTCTTGCGGTTTCAGCGGAGCTTCGGCTGAGAAG ATGGCGGGTCTTCTCAGCTTAAACCGTGGCCTTACGAGGTTGGATATGGCTGCAAACGATTTGTCTGGCGATGCCGAGGCGACACTTGTCCGTGCTGTTGAACGAAACAGGAAAATTCTCAGAATAGATCTGCGGAGAACTA aaaTCTCAGAGGCATCCCAAGCGAAGATTGAAGAACTGCTTCATCGCAACAAGAACTTGGTAGGCCAAGATATAGAGCCAAGTGATGACATTCCACCACTTTATCTCAATGAGCCTGAGTATCTCATTTGGGAGTACAATCCGAACAATCCCGATTATATTCCCGGGAGATATCCTTCGAGAGTACCCGAAGTATAG